One genomic segment of Vibrio penaeicida includes these proteins:
- a CDS encoding hexose kinase, with the protein MKNIVTITLNPALDLTGTLDRLNQGSVSLVNESAFHAAGKGVNVARVLKELGANVTVTGFLGKDNQEMFCQLFDHIDVNDQFIRVEGATRINVKLVEHDKSVSDINFPGVAVTEEDKHRFENTLLELAKSHDLFVLAGSLPRGVTPLECANWIEMLTKLGKKVVFDSSREALVHGIQSSPWLIKPNEEELGYLVNQPLSSVEACINAAAALDDLIAESQPAKSSLPIQDSLPTENIASIERAKPVESSKPIESAKPIENLVISLGADGVLWRRDDYWLHSTPPKVDIVSTVGAGDTLVAGMCWGHLNQWDDEQTLSFATALSALAVSQVGVGVPDLNTVTSLQHNITIKRISKL; encoded by the coding sequence ATGAAAAATATAGTCACCATCACTCTAAACCCAGCGCTCGATTTAACTGGCACGTTGGATAGACTCAACCAAGGCAGTGTCAGCTTGGTCAATGAAAGCGCATTTCATGCCGCCGGCAAAGGAGTGAATGTCGCACGAGTGCTTAAAGAGCTTGGCGCAAACGTTACAGTGACCGGTTTCTTGGGCAAAGATAACCAAGAGATGTTTTGTCAGCTTTTCGATCATATTGATGTAAACGACCAATTTATCAGAGTAGAAGGCGCAACCCGCATAAACGTAAAGTTGGTCGAACATGACAAATCCGTCAGTGACATCAACTTCCCGGGCGTTGCTGTTACAGAAGAAGATAAACACCGGTTCGAAAATACACTTTTAGAACTCGCGAAAAGCCACGATTTGTTTGTGCTCGCTGGCAGTTTGCCACGTGGCGTTACTCCGCTTGAGTGCGCAAACTGGATAGAAATGCTCACCAAGCTCGGTAAAAAGGTCGTATTCGATAGTAGCCGAGAAGCATTGGTGCATGGTATTCAATCCAGCCCTTGGCTCATCAAGCCTAATGAAGAAGAATTGGGATACTTAGTTAACCAACCCCTCTCCAGTGTAGAAGCATGCATAAATGCTGCTGCCGCTCTCGATGATCTCATTGCAGAATCACAGCCAGCTAAAAGCTCTTTACCTATCCAAGACTCGCTACCGACAGAAAACATAGCATCTATCGAACGCGCTAAACCAGTAGAAAGCTCTAAGCCAATAGAAAGTGCTAAGCCTATCGAAAATCTTGTTATTTCTTTGGGTGCTGACGGTGTTCTTTGGCGAAGAGACGATTATTGGCTGCACTCTACTCCGCCCAAAGTCGACATCGTTAGTACGGTTGGCGCAGGCGATACTCTCGTTGCCGGGATGTGCTGGGGGCACCTTAACCAATGGGACGATGAGCAAACCTTGTCATTCGCAACCGCCTTATCGGCTTTAGCCGTATCGCAGGTAGGTGTTGGGGTTCCCGATCTCAACACAGTCACTTCCTTACAACACAACATAACAATTAAAAGAATATCTAAACTTTAA
- a CDS encoding PTS fructose-like transporter subunit IIB, with protein sequence MNISIVTACPSGVANTIIASGLLKNAAKTLGFNANVECHSTIRQVDLLSQDVLNESDVIVIAGHEGFDTQRFIGLKVYQQPISTVMENPQAWLKNAVEKAEVLTEENASKPVTNRNSAPLDTGAPQNLNERAKNIVAITACPTGVAHTFMAAEALEGEGKRLGHKIKVETRGSVGAKNQLTDEDIANADLVIIAADIEVPLERFNGKLLYRTSTGLALKKTKQEVALAFKEASIYTHSGNASSTNFKKEKTGAYKHLMTGVSHMLPLVVAGGLAIALSFVFGIEAFKEEGTLAAALMTIGGGSAFALMVPILAGFIAFSIADRPGLAPGLIGGMLASSTGAGFLGGIAAGFIAGYSAKWLADKVSLPQSMEALKPILIIPLVASLFTGLIMIYVVGTPVSSAMNALTEFLNTMGSTNAVLLGIILGAMMCFDLGGPVNKAAYTFGVGLLATETYAPMAAVMAAGMVPALGMGLATFLAKDKFDASEREAGKASFVLGLCFISEGAIPFAAKDPMRVIPACMAGGALTGALSMLFGAELLAPHGGLFVLLIPNAISPVLMYLVAIAAGTALTGFGYVALKKHAELKAVTA encoded by the coding sequence ATGAACATCTCTATTGTTACTGCTTGCCCAAGTGGTGTCGCTAACACCATTATTGCTTCCGGATTGTTGAAAAATGCTGCAAAAACGTTGGGGTTTAACGCCAACGTAGAGTGCCATTCAACTATTCGCCAAGTAGATTTACTGTCTCAAGACGTCCTTAACGAGTCCGATGTCATTGTCATTGCTGGCCACGAAGGCTTCGACACCCAACGATTTATTGGGCTCAAAGTTTACCAGCAGCCCATCAGCACTGTGATGGAGAATCCACAAGCATGGCTTAAAAATGCCGTTGAAAAAGCCGAAGTACTCACTGAAGAAAATGCCTCAAAGCCCGTGACAAATAGAAATAGCGCTCCTCTTGACACCGGCGCCCCCCAAAATTTGAATGAACGCGCTAAAAACATTGTTGCCATCACTGCTTGCCCCACTGGCGTTGCCCACACATTTATGGCAGCAGAAGCGTTGGAAGGAGAAGGTAAGCGTTTAGGGCATAAGATCAAAGTAGAAACTCGTGGCTCAGTTGGCGCAAAAAACCAATTGACGGATGAAGACATCGCAAACGCGGATCTCGTGATCATTGCTGCTGATATAGAAGTACCGTTGGAACGCTTTAACGGCAAGCTTCTGTATCGTACAAGTACAGGGTTAGCACTGAAAAAGACCAAGCAGGAAGTAGCGTTGGCCTTTAAAGAGGCTTCAATCTATACCCACTCTGGCAATGCATCTTCGACAAACTTTAAAAAGGAAAAAACAGGCGCTTACAAACACCTAATGACAGGTGTGTCACATATGCTTCCATTAGTGGTAGCTGGCGGTTTAGCCATTGCTCTTTCCTTTGTATTTGGCATTGAAGCGTTCAAAGAAGAAGGAACTCTTGCAGCAGCACTAATGACGATTGGAGGAGGCTCAGCTTTCGCATTAATGGTGCCAATATTAGCTGGGTTCATCGCCTTCTCCATTGCGGACAGACCTGGATTGGCGCCCGGCTTGATAGGGGGCATGCTCGCAAGTTCGACTGGAGCAGGGTTCTTAGGCGGTATCGCCGCAGGTTTCATTGCTGGTTATTCTGCAAAATGGTTAGCAGACAAAGTGTCGCTGCCGCAATCGATGGAAGCATTAAAGCCCATTTTGATCATCCCGCTTGTTGCAAGCTTGTTTACTGGCTTGATCATGATTTACGTTGTCGGTACCCCTGTTTCCAGCGCTATGAACGCGTTAACGGAATTCCTTAACACAATGGGTTCCACCAATGCTGTTTTACTCGGCATAATCTTAGGTGCAATGATGTGCTTCGACTTAGGCGGTCCCGTTAATAAAGCGGCATATACGTTTGGTGTAGGTTTGCTTGCAACAGAAACTTACGCACCAATGGCAGCAGTCATGGCGGCAGGCATGGTTCCAGCACTAGGTATGGGGCTGGCGACATTCCTCGCTAAAGATAAGTTCGACGCGAGTGAAAGAGAAGCCGGAAAAGCATCCTTTGTGCTCGGACTGTGCTTTATTTCCGAGGGTGCCATTCCGTTTGCCGCGAAAGACCCAATGCGTGTAATCCCTGCTTGCATGGCTGGCGGTGCTTTAACTGGCGCACTATCTATGCTGTTTGGTGCCGAACTACTTGCGCCGCATGGTGGGCTTTTTGTCTTGCTCATTCCAAACGCCATCAGCCCAGTATTGATGTATTTAGTCGCCATCGCTGCGGGAACAGCATTAACCGGATTCGGATACGTTGCATTAAAAAAACACGCAGAGCTTAAAGCCGTCACAGCGTAG
- a CDS encoding phenolic acid decarboxylase, whose product MSFNKEDLSGIVGKSVIYDYDQGWRYECYVKNDHTIDYRVHSGIVGGRWVKDQEVVMVQIAKDVFRISWVEPTGTDVSLSFNLVDYIVHGTIYFPRWIVESPEKIACYQNEHLEEMEALRDAGPVYPTELISSFATLVYLRECGENNEQVIACPPHELPSNYPECLPDKNLLPAL is encoded by the coding sequence ATGAGTTTCAACAAAGAAGACCTTAGTGGTATCGTTGGGAAAAGTGTTATCTACGATTACGACCAAGGCTGGCGATACGAGTGCTACGTAAAGAACGACCACACTATCGACTATCGTGTTCACAGTGGTATCGTTGGCGGGCGCTGGGTAAAAGATCAAGAAGTGGTCATGGTTCAGATTGCAAAAGACGTATTTCGAATTTCTTGGGTTGAACCAACAGGAACAGACGTTTCATTGTCTTTCAATCTCGTAGACTACATCGTCCATGGAACTATTTATTTCCCACGTTGGATCGTTGAAAGTCCCGAGAAAATTGCTTGTTACCAAAACGAGCATCTTGAAGAAATGGAAGCGCTACGCGATGCTGGTCCTGTCTACCCCACTGAATTAATCAGTAGCTTTGCGACGCTCGTCTACTTAAGAGAATGTGGTGAAAACAACGAGCAAGTCATTGCTTGCCCGCCACATGAATTACCAAGTAATTACCCTGAATGCTTACCTGACAAAAATCTTTTGCCTGCCTTGTAA
- a CDS encoding S1 family peptidase — protein sequence MRNVLLLMLVFSAQYAVSAEQVSPAIVNGNNAYISSYPYMASLYYDRREDYGYYGNYCGATILDAKHVMTAAHCVQDNYYNKYTTVVLQLEREGDFNSAQKIPAKSFYYRDDYRDGSYYLWENDIAIIELEYAMEGVPSSQFVPLPVSGDDTNYRVNGAKFQAVGHGNTKSNYDSSDHLLQVALDYVDQVTCTAFASVKGGHICTKGDYNSTSGLHGAICQGDSGGPLLWFDGSKYRQIGIASFGPSVCGNPSVSVHGVFTEVLDYVPWINSVLAGNETPKYSVDGSTTGGVVPKSEPEAEATSDTSSEAGGVSLLAMMLLLIAACWRQQATLQGRQKIFVR from the coding sequence ATGCGCAATGTGTTGTTATTAATGCTTGTTTTTTCGGCTCAGTACGCAGTCAGTGCTGAACAAGTTTCACCAGCAATTGTTAACGGAAACAACGCTTACATTTCATCTTATCCTTACATGGCAAGCCTTTATTACGATAGACGTGAAGATTACGGTTACTACGGTAATTACTGTGGGGCAACCATTCTAGATGCGAAACACGTAATGACAGCGGCACATTGTGTCCAAGACAATTATTACAATAAATATACCACTGTCGTATTGCAGTTAGAGCGCGAGGGGGATTTTAATAGCGCGCAAAAAATACCCGCGAAATCTTTTTATTATCGAGATGACTACCGAGACGGATCCTATTACCTATGGGAGAATGACATCGCGATCATTGAACTTGAATACGCGATGGAAGGGGTGCCTTCTTCTCAATTTGTACCACTACCTGTTAGTGGTGATGACACAAACTATCGAGTTAACGGCGCAAAGTTTCAAGCGGTAGGGCACGGGAACACCAAGTCAAACTACGACAGTTCTGACCATCTACTTCAAGTGGCGTTGGATTACGTTGACCAAGTAACTTGTACCGCTTTTGCATCGGTGAAAGGAGGGCACATCTGTACAAAGGGCGATTACAACTCCACATCTGGTCTTCATGGTGCTATTTGTCAGGGGGACTCTGGTGGACCGCTACTCTGGTTTGATGGCTCCAAATACCGACAAATTGGCATTGCGAGCTTTGGACCAAGCGTTTGTGGCAACCCTTCAGTCTCTGTCCATGGGGTGTTTACTGAGGTATTAGATTACGTTCCTTGGATAAATAGCGTATTGGCTGGGAACGAAACACCGAAATACTCTGTTGACGGCTCAACCACAGGAGGCGTCGTCCCTAAATCAGAACCAGAGGCTGAAGCTACGAGCGATACTAGCTCTGAAGCGGGCGGAGTTAGCCTATTGGCAATGATGTTGTTATTAATTGCTGCCTGCTGGAGGCAGCAAGCAACATTACAAGGCAGGCAAAAGATTTTTGTCAGGTAA
- a CDS encoding S1 family peptidase, whose translation MTKSLITLLTMMPFTAIASNNVNPAIVNGSVASSTNYPSIATLFIDTLEYDGRYSTGNYCGASIIDANHVLTAAHCVYNNTLASLLTTVVPQLDNEEDFPSKVQPFGAKQRVRVSAIYYPDNYSDSNQDLLPNDIALLKLETPLTFSSSVFPSIPLTMTDFIESTYRATSSAVFTAVGHGNTQSNNDDRKQKYGYLPLLKTSLEVATPAECSSTFVNGNKLTDSHLCFKDTNTASGLLNSVCQGDSGGPAYWTDPNSQIQYQVGIASFVTSTCGSSDQTKVTSVYTEVKDYQSWIASVIAGNETPKAISNDALRREWLQKYSLSPNTSSSSGGSIGWLAMALLMFASIARKRK comes from the coding sequence ATGACTAAATCTTTGATTACATTGCTAACGATGATGCCTTTTACTGCGATTGCTTCCAATAATGTCAACCCAGCAATCGTCAATGGGAGTGTGGCGAGCAGTACGAATTACCCTTCCATTGCCACACTTTTCATCGATACGCTTGAATACGATGGGCGTTATTCCACTGGCAACTATTGTGGGGCAAGCATCATAGATGCTAATCATGTACTGACTGCTGCCCATTGTGTTTATAACAATACGCTGGCGAGCCTGTTAACAACGGTTGTCCCTCAATTAGATAATGAAGAAGATTTCCCCTCTAAAGTTCAACCCTTTGGCGCGAAACAGCGAGTTCGAGTCAGCGCGATTTATTACCCAGACAACTACTCAGATTCCAATCAAGATCTGCTGCCTAACGATATAGCCCTGCTCAAGTTGGAAACGCCTCTTACGTTTTCTTCAAGTGTTTTCCCATCTATACCATTAACAATGACGGATTTTATTGAATCGACATACCGCGCGACTTCGTCTGCTGTTTTTACTGCGGTTGGTCATGGGAACACTCAAAGCAATAATGATGATAGAAAACAGAAATACGGATACTTACCACTGCTTAAAACCAGTTTGGAAGTTGCGACCCCAGCAGAGTGCAGTTCAACATTCGTCAACGGAAATAAGCTAACCGATAGTCACTTATGTTTCAAAGACACTAATACTGCATCTGGGTTATTGAACAGTGTATGCCAAGGTGACTCTGGAGGCCCCGCTTATTGGACGGACCCTAACTCACAAATACAATATCAAGTTGGTATAGCAAGCTTTGTCACCAGTACATGTGGAAGTTCAGATCAAACTAAAGTGACCTCTGTTTATACAGAAGTGAAAGACTATCAATCTTGGATTGCTAGTGTGATCGCTGGCAATGAAACGCCAAAAGCCATTTCTAATGATGCACTCAGAAGAGAATGGTTGCAGAAATACAGCTTAAGTCCAAACACAAGCAGTAGTAGCGGTGGGTCTATAGGGTGGTTAGCGATGGCGCTTCTCATGTTTGCCAGTATTGCTCGAAAACGTAAGTAA